From Halobacteriovorax sp. GB3, a single genomic window includes:
- a CDS encoding NAD-dependent epimerase/dehydratase family protein encodes MKVFVTGATGFVGSHLVEQLQDQGHEVFSLVRTQKKAQEFNTPGTLIQGSLSSEGENSWINELPSDLDAVIHTAGIVHSLDTDVFYKINTEATKQLALDLMIRFEKLRFIFISSLAAAGPSDQRDHLKEKDEASPVSDYGRSKLKAEIWLKENLKNRFELATIRPPMVIGPRDPAVLDVFKMVKSKVVLVPGISGNEKRYSFVCVFDLVETILKTLTKNELSFADTYYSSYPTVITMGELTQKIQDALGIKRLLYIKAPNPLIKFIATLIGLFKIDARLTPDKVNEILPMSWTCNQEKSVKNLEQVYQYDLEKTVHETLKDYRQRDWL; translated from the coding sequence ATGAAAGTCTTTGTTACAGGTGCAACAGGCTTTGTCGGAAGTCACCTTGTAGAACAACTTCAAGATCAAGGTCATGAAGTTTTCTCACTCGTTCGCACGCAGAAAAAAGCACAAGAATTCAACACTCCAGGAACCCTCATTCAAGGTTCATTGAGTAGTGAAGGTGAAAACTCATGGATCAACGAACTTCCAAGTGACCTCGATGCCGTGATTCACACGGCCGGAATTGTTCATAGTCTTGATACAGATGTTTTTTATAAAATTAATACTGAAGCAACAAAGCAGTTAGCTCTCGATCTCATGATCCGTTTTGAAAAGCTAAGATTTATTTTTATCTCTTCTCTCGCGGCCGCTGGACCAAGTGATCAAAGAGATCACCTAAAAGAAAAAGATGAGGCAAGTCCAGTTAGCGACTATGGTCGATCGAAACTGAAAGCAGAAATCTGGCTCAAAGAAAATTTAAAGAATCGTTTTGAACTAGCAACAATTAGACCTCCCATGGTAATAGGCCCAAGAGATCCTGCCGTTTTAGATGTTTTTAAAATGGTAAAATCTAAAGTCGTTCTCGTTCCTGGAATAAGTGGAAACGAGAAGAGATATAGTTTTGTTTGCGTCTTTGATCTGGTTGAAACAATCTTGAAAACTCTTACGAAAAATGAACTCAGCTTTGCTGATACTTACTATAGCTCATACCCTACAGTTATTACTATGGGTGAACTAACACAAAAGATTCAAGATGCACTTGGTATAAAAAGACTACTTTATATTAAGGCACCAAATCCTTTAATTAAGTTCATCGCAACTCTCATTGGCCTCTTTAAAATTGATGCCAGACTGACTCCAGACAAAGTTAATGAGATTCTTCCTATGAGCTGGACATGCAATCAGGAAAAGTCTGTGAAAAACTTAGAACAAGTTTATCAATACGATCTTGAAAAAACTGTTCACGAAACTCTTAAGGACTACCGTCAGAGGGATTGGCTTTAA
- the gltX gene encoding glutamate--tRNA ligase, which yields MTVRVRFAPSPTGYLHIGGARTALYSYLFAKANNGKFILRVEDTDLERSKREYELAQVNDLKWCGIEYDEGPDRPGDYGPYRQSERQEIYKNLAEKFIQEGKAYYCFLTSEELEELTVKAEAEKKAPHTYHGKYRDLSLEEAKKKIEAGEDYVIRFKNPGKTWAIKDIVRGDVSWPVDMVGDFVIIRSNGMPVYNFCCVVDDAMMKITHVIRAEEHLNNTCRQLMIYEAMGEKAPEFAHCSLLVGEDRQKLSKRHGATSVTQYKELGYLPEALVNYLTLLGWSHPEEKDIFDINALESFDLSRLSKSPAMYDIKKLNYYNEQYLRALPVEKMVEGFETFIGDERFNSQTQEWKEKFATLINEKIQLFSEAKDFLDLFFVPGADEDEQYKEAMSWETTPQIKEYLKAELSKVEGEYATEEDVGNWMNYLKKELKIKGKPLFMGIRVCLTGRAHGPDLKGVVALSPVKVIKDRLEK from the coding sequence ATGACTGTAAGAGTTCGTTTTGCACCTTCACCAACTGGCTACCTTCACATCGGTGGAGCGAGAACGGCCCTTTATAGCTATCTTTTTGCTAAGGCCAATAATGGGAAGTTCATTTTAAGAGTCGAAGACACTGACCTTGAGCGCTCTAAAAGAGAATATGAACTAGCTCAAGTGAATGATCTAAAATGGTGTGGCATCGAATATGATGAGGGACCTGATAGACCTGGTGACTATGGGCCTTATCGTCAGTCAGAGAGACAAGAAATTTATAAAAACCTCGCAGAAAAGTTTATTCAAGAGGGCAAGGCCTATTACTGCTTTTTGACTTCAGAAGAACTAGAAGAGCTCACAGTTAAAGCTGAGGCCGAGAAGAAAGCGCCGCACACATACCACGGTAAGTATCGCGATCTTTCTCTTGAAGAAGCAAAAAAGAAAATTGAAGCAGGCGAAGACTACGTGATTCGTTTTAAAAATCCTGGAAAAACTTGGGCGATTAAAGATATCGTTCGTGGTGATGTTTCATGGCCTGTTGATATGGTCGGTGACTTTGTCATTATTAGATCAAATGGAATGCCTGTTTATAACTTTTGCTGTGTTGTCGATGATGCGATGATGAAAATCACTCATGTTATTCGCGCAGAAGAGCATCTAAATAATACTTGTCGTCAGCTTATGATTTACGAAGCAATGGGCGAGAAGGCTCCAGAGTTTGCTCACTGTTCACTTCTTGTTGGTGAAGATCGCCAGAAGCTTTCTAAGCGTCACGGAGCAACTTCAGTGACTCAGTACAAAGAGCTTGGTTATCTTCCAGAGGCCCTTGTGAACTATCTAACTCTTCTTGGTTGGTCACATCCAGAGGAAAAGGACATTTTTGATATCAATGCCCTTGAGAGCTTTGATCTTTCACGTTTATCTAAATCTCCAGCGATGTATGATATTAAAAAATTGAATTACTACAATGAACAATATCTGCGAGCTCTTCCTGTTGAAAAAATGGTTGAAGGTTTTGAGACTTTTATTGGTGATGAGAGATTTAATTCTCAAACTCAAGAGTGGAAAGAGAAGTTTGCAACTCTTATTAATGAAAAGATTCAACTTTTCAGTGAAGCAAAAGACTTTCTCGATCTTTTCTTTGTTCCTGGAGCTGATGAAGATGAGCAATACAAAGAGGCCATGAGCTGGGAGACGACTCCACAGATTAAAGAATATCTAAAAGCAGAACTTTCAAAAGTAGAAGGTGAATACGCAACGGAAGAAGACGTTGGAAATTGGATGAACTACTTGAAGAAAGAATTAAAAATTAAAGGAAAGCCTCTTTTTATGGGGATTAGAGTTTGTTTAACGGGAAGAGCACATGGACCTGATCTAAAAGGTGTTGTGGCCTTAAGTCCTGTTAAAGTAATTAAAGACAGATTGGAGAAGTAG
- a CDS encoding peroxiredoxin family protein, producing the protein MKNGDSVDNFQIRLVNNLDFDLFRSLKHGPVVLNFIMGTWCPFCANHLKKIRKWQESFNNKATILIISAESSENLRAWLDQNPMSYLFASDEECEIIHRFGQKKVFMKMATPATYLIDRDKVIKMAFKGVRTDKAREEMKYTICKSMLKANPSDGSP; encoded by the coding sequence ATGAAAAATGGTGATTCAGTTGATAACTTTCAAATTAGGCTTGTCAATAATTTGGATTTTGATCTCTTTCGATCTCTCAAGCATGGACCTGTCGTTTTAAATTTTATCATGGGAACATGGTGTCCCTTTTGTGCCAACCATTTGAAAAAAATTAGAAAGTGGCAGGAGAGTTTTAATAATAAGGCGACTATCTTAATTATTTCAGCTGAATCGAGTGAGAATCTTAGAGCATGGCTTGATCAAAATCCTATGTCCTATCTTTTTGCCAGTGATGAAGAATGTGAAATCATTCATCGCTTTGGTCAAAAGAAAGTCTTCATGAAAATGGCAACGCCGGCTACCTATTTAATTGATCGAGATAAGGTTATTAAAATGGCCTTCAAAGGTGTTCGTACAGATAAGGCTCGAGAGGAAATGAAGTATACGATTTGCAAGTCGATGCTTAAAGCCAATCCCTCTGACGGTAGTCCTTAA
- the tyrS gene encoding tyrosine--tRNA ligase, translated as MSFYKDLVERGIIEAKSHDELEKHLDEKSMKFYCGYDPSAKSLQLGNLFSIITCMRFQKAGHTPYILVGGATGMIGDPSGKSQERNLLDLATLEENIAAIRAQLSRFIDFDESKNNGATMVNNRDWWQKISFLELLRDIGKRFRVNEMLNKDSVKSRINSDSGISFTEFSYQILQGYDFAHLNKAHGVELQIGGSDQWGNMTAGTDLTRKMNGNQVYCMTTPLVTDANGKKFGKSEGNAVYLDGDMTSPYKMYQFLLNTDDAIVVQLLKFYTFLSLEQITELANKVESEPHLRQAQKTLAKHVVELVHGEEGLNAALRATSFFFGEKIENVSDKEVSSIFEDVPSVELSMADLSAGFPILDMISQTPLFGSKKEARRSLDQNGVSINNIKAKGVDQVVTKEDLASETSLILRKGKKNYCVVKFA; from the coding sequence ATGAGCTTTTACAAAGACTTAGTTGAACGTGGAATTATTGAAGCAAAATCACATGATGAGCTTGAAAAACATTTAGATGAAAAGTCGATGAAGTTCTACTGTGGGTATGATCCTTCTGCTAAATCACTTCAGCTTGGAAACCTTTTTTCAATCATTACTTGTATGCGCTTTCAAAAAGCAGGGCATACTCCTTATATTCTTGTCGGTGGTGCCACGGGAATGATTGGTGATCCTTCTGGTAAGAGTCAGGAGAGAAATCTTCTTGATCTGGCTACTCTTGAAGAAAATATCGCTGCCATTCGTGCTCAACTTTCGCGCTTCATTGACTTTGATGAGTCGAAGAACAATGGCGCTACGATGGTTAATAACCGTGATTGGTGGCAAAAAATCTCGTTTCTCGAACTTTTAAGAGATATTGGAAAGCGCTTTCGCGTGAATGAAATGCTCAATAAAGATTCTGTTAAATCGAGAATTAATTCTGATTCAGGAATTAGTTTTACAGAGTTCTCTTATCAAATTCTTCAAGGTTATGACTTTGCTCACTTAAATAAGGCCCATGGCGTAGAACTTCAAATTGGTGGTTCTGATCAATGGGGGAATATGACAGCAGGAACGGATCTCACTCGTAAAATGAATGGGAACCAAGTTTACTGCATGACAACTCCACTTGTTACTGATGCCAATGGAAAGAAGTTTGGTAAGTCTGAAGGAAATGCTGTCTACCTAGATGGTGATATGACATCTCCTTATAAAATGTATCAATTTCTACTTAATACTGATGATGCCATTGTTGTTCAGCTTCTAAAGTTTTATACATTTCTCTCACTTGAGCAGATTACTGAGCTTGCTAATAAAGTTGAGTCCGAGCCTCATCTTCGCCAAGCGCAGAAAACTCTCGCCAAGCACGTTGTTGAACTCGTTCATGGTGAAGAGGGCCTTAATGCAGCTCTTCGCGCAACAAGCTTCTTCTTTGGTGAGAAAATTGAAAATGTATCGGATAAAGAAGTCTCTTCAATCTTTGAAGATGTACCTTCTGTCGAGCTTTCTATGGCCGATTTAAGCGCTGGATTTCCAATTCTTGATATGATCTCGCAAACACCTCTTTTTGGCTCTAAAAAGGAAGCGAGACGCTCTCTTGATCAAAATGGTGTAAGCATCAATAACATCAAGGCAAAAGGTGTTGATCAAGTGGTGACAAAAGAAGATCTCGCCAGTGAGACTTCTCTGATCCTTCGAAAGGGAAAGAAAAACTACTGTGTTGTAAAGTTCGCATAA
- a CDS encoding VTT domain-containing protein: protein MDAKRKILLLIIFIITILIGARLLGVHDYLSVANVKTLFEKELSLSIFLFVVFFSIANLLYIPGWVFLFSAILVLGKIGGGSLTFLAALISCFFSYFVVGLIGHNTLREIDSKIFNKVFSKLDQRPILSIAVLRILFQTNPALNYTLSMSGTGFKNYALGTLIGLPLPVFLYCVFFDFLIQSVKNF, encoded by the coding sequence ATGGATGCTAAAAGAAAAATTCTTCTCCTTATTATCTTTATCATAACGATCCTTATTGGTGCCAGACTTCTTGGCGTTCATGACTATCTCAGTGTTGCCAATGTAAAAACTCTATTTGAAAAAGAATTGAGTCTTTCAATCTTTCTCTTCGTTGTCTTTTTTAGTATCGCAAACTTGCTCTATATTCCAGGCTGGGTCTTTCTGTTTTCGGCCATTCTTGTGCTGGGTAAAATAGGCGGGGGAAGTTTAACTTTTTTAGCGGCCCTTATCTCATGTTTTTTTAGTTACTTTGTTGTCGGACTCATAGGGCATAATACGCTAAGAGAAATCGATTCAAAGATTTTTAATAAAGTTTTTTCAAAGCTAGATCAAAGACCCATCCTCTCTATTGCTGTGCTGAGGATTCTTTTTCAAACCAATCCTGCTCTAAATTACACACTCTCTATGAGTGGAACAGGTTTCAAAAATTATGCGCTTGGAACTCTCATCGGTTTACCTCTGCCCGTTTTTTTATATTGTGTATTTTTTGATTTTCTTATTCAATCGGTAAAAAACTTTTAG
- a CDS encoding phosphatase PAP2 family protein yields MRALLLAVVLFCGSAFSKEADSKSFLDLKKTINYFVRGSYLQFQEKNNLYYAAAGVPLTWYAFEEDQRMSDLQRSKPLRKSYDIVGDLGIVFNFPLVPLAFYAYGRNNNNTHVQQFAMEYMATMYLTLLETGIISYIPGHERPNKEGQSKWETSFRGKNSFPSGHIVPYATLFFKTLQFYGPYWSLPPLILTYWSSLQRAREGRHYVSDLIGSFFLSAFASEGVRRAAGYKNNHPFYQWLFEHEVEVGLSYHDGAYGPRLIYRF; encoded by the coding sequence ATGCGCGCATTGTTGTTAGCTGTTGTTCTCTTTTGTGGGAGCGCATTTTCTAAAGAAGCGGACTCAAAGAGTTTTTTGGATCTAAAGAAAACGATCAATTATTTCGTTCGTGGTTCTTATTTACAATTTCAAGAAAAGAATAATCTCTACTACGCTGCGGCCGGTGTTCCTTTAACTTGGTATGCTTTTGAAGAAGATCAGAGAATGTCTGATTTACAGCGCTCAAAGCCTCTTAGAAAGTCTTATGATATTGTTGGTGACCTTGGGATCGTTTTTAACTTTCCTCTTGTTCCGCTAGCATTTTATGCCTATGGCAGAAACAATAACAACACTCATGTTCAGCAATTTGCGATGGAGTACATGGCAACCATGTATCTCACTCTTTTAGAGACGGGAATCATTAGTTATATCCCTGGCCATGAAAGACCAAATAAGGAAGGTCAAAGTAAGTGGGAAACTAGTTTTCGTGGAAAGAATTCATTTCCATCAGGTCATATTGTTCCCTATGCAACGCTCTTCTTTAAGACACTTCAATTCTATGGGCCATATTGGTCATTACCGCCTTTAATTCTCACATATTGGTCTTCTTTACAAAGAGCAAGAGAAGGGCGCCACTATGTCTCTGACCTTATCGGTTCATTCTTTTTATCTGCCTTTGCAAGTGAAGGAGTGAGAAGAGCGGCCGGTTATAAGAATAACCATCCTTTTTATCAATGGTTATTTGAACATGAAGTTGAGGTTGGCCTTAGTTATCATGATGGTGCTTATGGACCGCGATTGATTTATCGATTTTAA
- a CDS encoding sterol desaturase family protein: MSKKYNSIRLFKNPILEAMSHVHPIIPLVMWTPIISYLLYRGHALYGMNTNEFVALFFIGMLVWTLMEYLLHRFMFHFPVIGPISDRFVFLFHGLHHDDPNDPTRLVMPPVPALLISGLLYLMFSLIVPIKYLDAFMGFFMIGYLCYDYIHFATHHFKMTSKVGRFLKKWHLQHHFRHEKAKYGVSSPLWDYVFRTVTGPKEEHKYYKDSNA, from the coding sequence ATGAGCAAAAAATATAATTCCATTCGATTATTTAAAAACCCGATTCTTGAGGCGATGTCTCATGTTCATCCAATCATTCCTCTTGTTATGTGGACGCCGATTATTTCTTATCTTCTCTATCGAGGTCATGCTCTTTATGGAATGAATACAAATGAGTTTGTCGCCCTTTTTTTTATTGGTATGCTAGTTTGGACATTGATGGAGTATCTTCTTCACCGTTTTATGTTTCACTTTCCAGTGATTGGGCCAATTTCAGATCGTTTTGTTTTTCTCTTTCATGGACTACACCATGATGATCCTAATGATCCAACAAGATTGGTTATGCCACCAGTTCCGGCTTTGCTAATTTCAGGTCTTTTATATTTGATGTTTAGTCTTATTGTTCCCATAAAGTACCTCGATGCTTTTATGGGATTTTTTATGATTGGTTATCTTTGCTATGACTATATTCACTTTGCTACTCACCACTTTAAAATGACAAGTAAGGTAGGGCGCTTTCTAAAGAAGTGGCACCTACAGCATCACTTTCGTCATGAAAAAGCAAAGTATGGAGTGAGCTCTCCACTTTGGGATTATGTTTTTAGAACTGTCACAGGGCCAAAAGAAGAGCACAAGTATTACAAAGATTCTAATGCCTAA
- a CDS encoding PAS domain-containing sensor histidine kinase: MENSLDNFQIYFKIEADPELRVIGFGPECEVYGIDPKEVINKSFLDLVHKDDQEVLLKTQKAYKEYQVDIFDTYFRIQTPKFGLRKMQAIAQVVRDLKGNSLYYEGYIKDLTLRKSREETNVSTMNYLKNLAIQYQNVVDNVAIVAVTDKKGNIVHVNDLFVEISGYNRDELIGKNHRILKSGIHDKEFYRDLWETIQDKKVWKGEICNKRKDGTLYWVFTTIAPILGPTGEIDKFLSIRYDITHEKQLHDEEVEKMTQQFMTEKLATVGEVTASIAHEINNPLTIIKAQAEKLLRRNNNLSEDIINSAESISKTANRIQKIIESIKTLSRNTENDELEWFPLHEVIDQSVEILKHKMIKNNVSLSQMHIPKHYCVYCYPGEITQVFTNLISNAIDAVAELPERWVDIRFIENGDEIEILVIDAGHGIPQEIAQKIMRPFFTTKKFGQGTGLGLSFSKKILKRHNTTLVYDDSAKNTTFKIKLKLKKDEYLKAM; encoded by the coding sequence ATGGAAAACTCGCTGGATAACTTCCAAATTTATTTTAAAATTGAAGCGGACCCCGAGCTTAGAGTTATTGGCTTTGGTCCAGAATGTGAAGTTTATGGCATTGATCCCAAAGAGGTCATTAATAAAAGTTTTTTAGATCTCGTCCATAAAGATGATCAAGAAGTTCTACTTAAAACACAAAAGGCCTACAAAGAATACCAAGTCGATATTTTCGATACTTACTTTAGAATACAAACTCCAAAATTTGGCCTACGAAAAATGCAGGCCATCGCACAAGTGGTTAGAGACCTTAAAGGTAACTCTCTTTACTATGAAGGTTATATTAAAGACCTGACTCTAAGAAAATCGAGAGAAGAAACGAATGTTTCGACCATGAATTACTTAAAAAACTTGGCCATTCAATATCAAAATGTTGTTGATAACGTCGCAATTGTCGCTGTAACAGATAAAAAAGGAAATATCGTGCACGTCAATGATCTTTTCGTCGAGATTAGTGGTTATAACAGAGACGAGTTAATTGGAAAGAACCACCGTATTTTAAAAAGTGGAATTCATGATAAAGAATTTTACCGAGACCTTTGGGAAACCATTCAAGATAAAAAAGTATGGAAAGGTGAAATTTGTAACAAAAGAAAAGACGGAACTCTCTATTGGGTCTTTACTACAATTGCACCAATTCTAGGTCCAACTGGGGAAATCGATAAATTCTTATCCATTCGATACGACATCACTCACGAAAAGCAATTGCATGATGAAGAAGTCGAAAAAATGACTCAACAATTCATGACAGAAAAGCTTGCAACAGTAGGTGAAGTCACAGCTTCAATTGCCCATGAAATCAACAACCCTCTCACCATTATCAAGGCCCAAGCGGAAAAACTTCTAAGAAGAAATAATAATCTTTCAGAAGATATTATAAATTCTGCCGAGAGTATTTCTAAAACGGCTAATCGGATTCAAAAGATCATTGAAAGTATCAAAACACTGTCTAGAAATACAGAGAATGACGAACTTGAATGGTTTCCTCTGCATGAAGTTATTGATCAATCGGTAGAAATTCTCAAGCATAAGATGATCAAAAATAACGTCTCTCTTTCTCAGATGCACATCCCTAAGCACTACTGTGTCTATTGTTATCCAGGAGAGATAACACAAGTTTTTACGAATTTAATATCAAATGCTATTGATGCTGTTGCCGAACTACCAGAGAGGTGGGTCGATATTCGCTTTATTGAAAATGGTGATGAGATTGAAATTCTTGTTATTGATGCTGGTCACGGCATACCACAAGAAATTGCTCAAAAAATAATGAGACCATTTTTTACCACAAAGAAATTTGGTCAGGGAACTGGGCTTGGACTAAGCTTCAGTAAAAAAATCCTTAAAAGGCACAACACAACACTCGTTTATGACGATAGCGCCAAGAACACAACCTTCAAGATCAAATTAAAACTGAAAAAAGATGAGTATTTAAAAGCGATGTAG